In Pseudomonas sp. MM213, a genomic segment contains:
- the mexE gene encoding multidrug efflux RND transporter periplasmic adaptor subunit MexE — protein MEQSLKPLRYPLAALALLMLTACERTPSAAQAPGAPHVTVAKVLEQPITEWDEVTARLEAPETVEVRPRVSGQIERVAFTDGALVKKGDLLFQIDPRPFEHEVHRIEAQLQQARATLVRTGNEAQRGQRLLSSNAISAELADTRTTTAQEARAGVDAIQAQLDLARLNLSFTRVTAPITGRVSRAEITAGNIVTADTTALTSVVSTDKVYAYFDADERMFLKYSLLSRQGQRGQATPVYMGLSNEEGNSHLGQMNFVDNQVNPKTGTIRGRAVFDNTDGQYTPGLYARLKLVGSAAYPGLLIKDEAVGTDLGKKFVLVVDQDNKAVYRSVDLGPKLEGLRIVRSGLQKEDRIVINGLQRVRPGAVIDPQDAPMASPETVATLARQRQAIEASNQPAAVKSPALVKADSAAAPRG, from the coding sequence ATGGAACAGTCACTCAAACCTTTGCGTTATCCCCTGGCTGCGTTGGCGCTGCTGATGCTTACCGCGTGTGAACGCACACCCAGCGCCGCACAGGCTCCGGGGGCGCCGCACGTTACCGTCGCCAAAGTGCTCGAGCAGCCCATCACCGAGTGGGATGAAGTCACCGCTCGCCTGGAAGCACCGGAAACCGTAGAGGTTCGTCCACGGGTGTCGGGCCAGATTGAACGCGTGGCCTTTACCGATGGCGCGTTGGTGAAGAAGGGCGACTTGCTGTTCCAGATTGATCCACGGCCGTTCGAACATGAGGTGCATCGCATCGAGGCGCAGTTGCAACAGGCACGCGCCACCCTGGTCCGCACCGGCAACGAAGCGCAGCGCGGCCAACGTCTATTGAGCAGCAACGCGATCTCCGCAGAGCTCGCCGACACCCGCACGACCACTGCGCAAGAAGCTCGGGCTGGTGTGGATGCCATTCAGGCGCAGCTGGATCTGGCGCGTTTGAACCTCAGCTTCACCCGCGTTACCGCGCCGATCACCGGCCGCGTCAGCCGTGCGGAAATCACCGCCGGCAACATCGTGACCGCCGACACTACAGCGCTGACCAGCGTGGTCTCCACGGACAAGGTCTACGCCTATTTCGATGCGGACGAGCGCATGTTCCTCAAGTACAGCCTGCTTTCCCGCCAGGGTCAGCGCGGTCAAGCCACGCCGGTGTACATGGGCCTGTCGAACGAGGAGGGCAACAGCCACCTCGGGCAGATGAACTTCGTCGACAACCAGGTAAATCCGAAAACCGGCACTATCCGTGGTCGCGCGGTGTTCGACAACACGGACGGCCAGTACACCCCCGGCCTGTATGCCCGGTTGAAACTGGTGGGCAGCGCCGCCTATCCCGGCCTGTTGATCAAGGACGAAGCGGTGGGCACCGACCTCGGCAAAAAATTCGTGCTGGTGGTCGATCAGGACAACAAAGCCGTGTATCGCAGCGTCGATCTGGGGCCGAAGCTTGAAGGCTTGCGCATCGTGCGCAGCGGCTTGCAGAAAGAAGATCGCATCGTGATCAACGGCTTGCAGCGCGTGCGGCCCGGCGCGGTGATCGACCCGCAGGATGCGCCGATGGCCAGCCCGGAAACCGTCGCCACACTGGCTCGCCAGCGCCAGGCCATCGAAGCCTCCAATCAGCCGGCTGCCGTTAAATCACCTGCCCTGGTGAAAGCGGATTCTGCCGCTGCACCTCGCGGATAA